A region of Micropterus dolomieu isolate WLL.071019.BEF.003 ecotype Adirondacks linkage group LG01, ASM2129224v1, whole genome shotgun sequence DNA encodes the following proteins:
- the map3k2 gene encoding mitogen-activated protein kinase kinase kinase 2: MGESSFLASWVNRRAMMMDEQEALNSIMQDLAELHRSSRPATFLSDLGKPKASSPKNQNDVRVKFEFKGEKRILQFPRPVKLDDLKSKAKVAFGQTMDLHYTNNELVIPLTTQDDLDKAVELLDRSVHMKSLKILLVLQMSSQNSSSNMDLLPSHEELDNTGFRVADKKSMLALIGSHSTDRSSPPPGYIPDALQQVARNGSFTSINSEGEFIPESMDQMLDPLSMSSPENSASGSCPSLDSPLDSDYPKSRMPRAQSYPDNHQDFPEYDIPVFEKSGKGGTYPRRYGIPFGLQDYSDGRKTFPRARRTQIHGFRSPVSFSPTEQSPSTSSGSSVFTPDIEEAPGPARRPRRGSDIEPNPNPTNAPTLSVMDISPPSRSPRAPTNWRLGKLLGQGAFGRVFLCYDADTGRELAVKQVQFDPDSPETSKEVSALECEIQLLKNLCHERIVQYYGCLRDTMDRTLSIFMEYMPGGSIKDQLKSYGALTENVTRRYTRQILEGVSYLHSNMIVHRDIKGANILRDSVGNVKLGDFGASRRLQTICLSGTGIMSVTGTPYWMSPEVISGEGYGRKADIWSVGCTVVEMLTQRPPWAEFEAMAAIFKIATQPTNPVLPVHVSDHCREFLKRIFVETKQRPSADELLRHIFVH; encoded by the exons ATGGGAGAATCCTCTTTCCTGGCCTCCTGGGTCAATCGCCGTGCCATGATGATgg ATGAACAGGAGGCGCTGAACTCGATCATGCAGGACTTGGCCGAACTGCACCGCTCTAGCCGTCCTGCCACGTTCCTGTCGGATCTGGGAAAACCCAAAGCCTCCTCGCCCAAGAACCAG AACGATGTCAGAGTGAAGTTCGAGTTCAAAGGGGAGAAGAG GATCTTGCAGTTTCCTCGACCTGTCAAGCTGGATGACCTGAAGTCGAAAGCTAAAGTGGCTTTCGGTCAGACGATGGACCTTCACTACACCAACAACGAG TTGGTGATCCCACTGACTACTCAGGATGACCTTGACAAGGCCGTGGAACTGCTGGATCGCAGCGTTCACATGAAGAGCCTGAAGATCCTCCTGGTGCTCCAGATGTCCTCTCAG AACTCTTCCTCCAACATGGACCTCTTGCCGTCCCACGAGGAGCTGGATAACACGGGATTCAGGGTCGCTGACAAGAAGAGTATGCTGGCTTTGATAG GCTCCCATTCGACGGACCGCAGCTCCCCTCCTCCAGGATATATTCCTGACGCGCTCCAGCAGGTGGCGAGGAACGGCTCCTTCACCAGCATCAACAGCGAGGGAGAGTTCATTCCGGAGAGCATGGACCAG ATGCTGGACCCGCTGTCCATGAGCAGTCCAGAAAACTCAGCGTCTGGAAGTTGTCCTTCTTTAGACAGCCCACTGGACAG tGACTACCCGAAGTCCAGGATGCCCCGAGCGCAGAGCTACCCAGACAACCACCAGGACTTTCCag AGTACGACATCCCAGTGTTTGAGAAGTCGGGGAAAGGTGGAACGTACCCTCGACGATACGGCATTCCCTTCGGCCTTCAAGATTACAGTGACG GGAGGAAGACCTTCCCTCGAGCTCGGCGAACGCAGATTCACGGCTTCCGCTCGCCGGTCAGCTTCAGCCCGACCGAGCAGTCGCCGAGCAccagcagtggcagcagcgtgtTCACCCCCGACATAGAGGAGGCCCCGGGGCCCGCCAGGAGGCCGCGGAGGGGCAGCGACATTGAACCCAATCCCAACCCGACTAACGCTCCCACCCTGTCTGTAATGGACATCAGCCCCCCCAGCCGCT CTCCACGCGCACCAACCAACTGGCGTCTTGGAAAGCTCCTTGGGCAGGGGGCCTTCGGACGGGTTTTTCTCTGTTATGACGCCGACACTGGACGAGAACTGGCGGTCAAACAGGTCCAGTTTGACCCGGATAGTCCGGAGACCAGCAAG GAGGTGAGCGCGTTGGAGTGTGAAATCCAGCTCCTGAAGAATTTGTGCCACGAGCGGATTGTCCAGTACTACGGCTGTCTGCGAGACACAATGGATCGAACGCTGTCCATCTTCATGGAGTACATGCCTGGC GGCTCCATTAAGGACCAGCTGAAGTCGTACGGAGCGCTGACGGAAAACGTGACGCGCCGCTACACCCGGCAGATCCTGGAGGGGGTTTCTTACCTGCACAGCAACATGATTGTCCACAGAGACATCAAAG GGGCCAACATCCTTCGTGACTCGGTGGGTAACGTGAAGCTGGGAGACTTCGGGGCCAGCCGGCGGCTGCAGACAATCTGTCTGTCAGGAACAGGCATCATGTCGGTGACCGGCACCCCCTACTGGATGAGCCCAGAAGTGATCAGTGGAGAGGGCTACGGCAGGAAGGCGGACATCTG GAGTGTTGGCTGCACCGTTGTGGAGATGCTGACACAGCGGCCCCCGTGGGCGGAGTTTGAGGCCATGGCAGCCATCTTTAAGATCGCCACCCAGCCCACGAACCCTGTGCTGCCTGTCCACGTGTCGGACCACTGCCGAGAGTTCCTCAAACGGATCTTTGTAGAGACTAAGCAGCGGCCTTCTGCTGATGAGCTACTGAGGCACATCTTTGTACATTAA
- the sumo1 gene encoding small ubiquitin-related modifier 1, with translation MSDTETKPSSQDGGDKKDGEYIKLKVIGQDSSEIHFKVKMTTHLKKLKESYSQRQGVPASTLRFLFEGQRIADNQTPKELGMEDEDVIEVYQEQTGGLWKN, from the exons atgTCAGATACG gagaCAAAACCATCCAGCCAAGACGGAGGGGATAAGAAGGACGGAGAGTACATCAAATTAAAAGTGATTGgacag GACAGCAGTGAAATCCACTTTAAGGTGAAAATGACGACACATCTGAAGAAGCTGAAGGAGTCTTACAGCCAGAGACAG GGTGTCCCAGCAAGCACGCTAAGGTTTCTGTTCGAAGGACAGAGAATCGCAGACAACCAAACTCCGAAAGAG CTGGGGATGGAGGACGAGGACGTCATCGAGGTTTATCAAGAACAGACCGGCGGACTTTGGAAGAATTAA
- the cldn34a gene encoding claudin-34, translating to MTYLAHTAHAQLGALWLGCVGWTTTAMALGLIQWRVWVVSDREFISSGVAWVGVWRVCFNSHTLVTPGFKVMYCKSISLTEDFTPPDIVAGQVLMMLSLLVGLCGNAGGVYALRNVYFGMEKSSPIRLAFFTAGALCLLAAVMSLIPLLWNLCSVVTNQTIKFPPEFKMPQAPESQHVGSGIGAGMVGTVLMIVSGILFCKYRLPLRSQPRIQLRKDLHLDLPVQSVTDRALVSSGGKHNPAFESHEHV from the coding sequence ATGACCTACCTGGCTCACACCGCCCACGCCCAGCTTGGCGCCCTCTGGCTCGGTTGTGTGGGCTGGACGACCACCGCCATGGCCCTTGGACTCATCCAGTGGAGGGTTTGGGTGGTGTCTGACAGGGAGTTCATCAGCTCCGGGGTGGCCTGGGTGGGCGTCTGGAGGGTCTGCTTCAACAGCCACACCTTAGTGACCCCTGGCTTTAAGGTCATGTACTGCAAGTCCATCAGCCTGACTGAGGACTTCACGCCGCCGGACATCGTGGCAGGTCAGGTTCTCATGATGCTGTCTCTGCTAGTGGGGCTCTGTGGGAACGCTGGCGGTGTTTACGCCTTGAGGAACGTCTACTTTGGGATGGAGAAAAGCTCGCCAATCCGTTTGGCGTTCTTCACCGCCGGTGCGCTGTGCCTGTTGGCCGCCGTGATGTCACTCAtacctctcctgtggaacctgTGCTCGGTAGTGACCAATCAGACCATCAAGTTCCCCCCTGAGTTTAAAATGCCCCAGGCTCCTGAATCTCAACACGTGGGGAGTGGCATCGGCGCCGGGATGGTGGGGACAGTGCTAATGATTGTCTCTGGGATTCTTTTCTGTAAATACAGGTTACCATTGAGGTCACAGCCCAGGATCCAGCTGAGAAAAGACCTGCACCTGGACCTTCCTGTGCAATCTGTGACTGACAGAGCTTTAGTAAGCTCCGGGGGGAAACATAACCCAGCGTTTGAGTCTCACGAACACGTGTGA